A genomic segment from Streptomyces sp. NBC_01233 encodes:
- the nhaA gene encoding Na+/H+ antiporter NhaA encodes MAAPSPTDRQSRKLLGRLSLPERRFVADALRTETVGGVLLLAAAVAALIWANTPPLADSYKAVQEFHIGPASLGLDLSIQHWAADGLLAIFFFVAGIELKRELVAGDLRDAKAAALPVIAAVCGMAAPALVYILVNLLGNGAMDGWAVPTATDIAFALGVLAVIGTSLPSALRAFLLTLAVVDDLFAIVIIAVFFTSEIDFLALGGALVGLALFWFLLRRGVHGWYIYVPLALVIWGLMYNSGVHSTIAGVAMGLMLRCTRREGEEHSPGEHIEHLVRPISAGLAVPLFALFSAGVSLSDEAIAQVFTRPETLGVVLGLVVGKTVGIFGGTWLAARFTKAELNEDLAWPDVLAVASLAGIGFTVSLLIGELAFTDDPVLTDEVKAAVLIGSLIAAVIACIMLKLRNRKYEALTDAENRDEDQDGIPDIYEEDKPEYHLRMAKIYEDRAAEHRRRAESAAAAALQSAAGSTTEGDRPA; translated from the coding sequence GTGGCAGCGCCCAGCCCCACCGACCGTCAGAGCCGCAAGCTGCTCGGCCGGCTCTCGCTGCCCGAGCGCCGCTTCGTCGCCGACGCCCTGCGCACCGAGACCGTCGGCGGCGTACTCCTGCTCGCGGCCGCCGTCGCCGCCCTGATCTGGGCGAACACCCCACCGCTGGCGGACAGCTACAAGGCGGTCCAGGAATTCCACATCGGTCCCGCCTCCCTCGGGCTGGACCTCTCGATCCAGCACTGGGCGGCCGACGGGCTCCTCGCCATCTTCTTCTTCGTCGCCGGCATTGAGCTCAAGCGCGAGCTCGTCGCGGGCGATCTGCGCGACGCCAAGGCGGCCGCCCTCCCGGTGATCGCCGCCGTCTGCGGCATGGCCGCGCCCGCACTGGTCTACATACTGGTCAACCTCCTCGGCAACGGCGCGATGGACGGCTGGGCGGTGCCGACCGCCACCGACATCGCCTTCGCGCTCGGCGTCCTCGCCGTCATCGGCACCTCCCTGCCGTCGGCCCTGCGCGCCTTCCTGCTGACCCTCGCGGTCGTCGACGACCTCTTCGCCATCGTGATCATCGCGGTGTTCTTCACCAGCGAGATCGACTTCTTGGCGCTCGGCGGCGCGCTCGTGGGCCTGGCCCTCTTCTGGTTCCTGCTGCGCCGGGGCGTTCACGGCTGGTACATCTACGTCCCGCTCGCGCTGGTCATCTGGGGCCTGATGTACAACAGCGGCGTCCACTCCACCATCGCCGGCGTCGCCATGGGCCTGATGCTCCGCTGCACCCGCAGGGAGGGCGAGGAGCACTCCCCCGGCGAGCACATCGAACACCTGGTCCGGCCCATCTCGGCCGGTCTCGCCGTGCCCCTCTTCGCGCTGTTCTCCGCCGGGGTCTCGCTCTCCGACGAGGCCATCGCTCAGGTGTTCACCCGGCCCGAGACCCTCGGCGTGGTCCTCGGCCTCGTCGTCGGCAAGACCGTGGGCATCTTCGGCGGCACCTGGCTGGCCGCCCGCTTCACCAAGGCCGAACTGAACGAGGACCTCGCCTGGCCCGACGTGCTCGCCGTGGCCTCGCTCGCCGGCATCGGCTTCACCGTCTCCCTCCTGATCGGCGAGCTCGCCTTCACCGACGACCCGGTCCTCACCGACGAGGTCAAGGCGGCCGTGCTGATCGGCTCGCTCATCGCCGCCGTGATCGCGTGCATCATGCTCAAGCTCCGCAACCGCAAGTACGAGGCGCTCACCGACGCCGAGAACCGCGACGAGGACCAGGACGGCATCCCGGACATCTACGAGGAGGACAAGCCCGAGTACCACCTGCGGATGGCCAAGATCTACGAAGACAGGGCCGCGGAGCACCGTCGCAGGGCCGAGAGCGCGGCTGCCGCGGCGCTCCAAAGCGCGGCCGGGTCCACCACCGAGGGCGACCGTCCGGCATGA
- a CDS encoding phage holin family protein: MSAVDQEAQGAERTLGQLVASATAEMSALVHDEIALAKAEIREDVKRVGSGSASLAAAGMLAVFSLPALTFAAAYGIHNLGLGLAWSFLIVGSAFLLIAGVLVLIAVRKFKKITPPERSIASVKQTAALVGTVKPHPRPVSDNVVGVARSSS; the protein is encoded by the coding sequence ATGAGCGCAGTGGACCAAGAGGCGCAGGGAGCCGAGCGCACACTCGGCCAGCTGGTCGCCTCGGCCACCGCCGAGATGTCCGCCCTGGTTCACGACGAGATCGCCCTCGCCAAGGCGGAGATCCGCGAGGACGTCAAGCGCGTGGGCAGCGGCTCCGCCTCCCTCGCCGCCGCAGGTATGCTCGCGGTCTTCTCGCTTCCGGCCCTGACCTTCGCCGCCGCGTACGGGATCCACAACCTCGGGCTCGGGCTCGCCTGGTCCTTCCTCATCGTCGGCAGTGCGTTCCTGCTCATCGCGGGTGTGCTGGTGCTGATCGCGGTGCGGAAGTTCAAGAAGATCACGCCGCCGGAGAGGTCCATCGCCTCCGTCAAGCAGACCGCCGCACTGGTCGGGACCGTCAAGCCGCACCCGCGGCCGGTGAGTGACAACGTTGTGGGTGTGGCACGCTCGTCCTCATGA